In Phragmites australis chromosome 16, lpPhrAust1.1, whole genome shotgun sequence, one DNA window encodes the following:
- the LOC133895197 gene encoding probable CCR4-associated factor 1 homolog 6, with protein sequence MVRPPQAPVLQWPHRAAASTAGEGKGAKKRKAKIVDVWAHNMEAELELIRSVVPDYPIVAVTTSPDVAVGRAPVPDPESSYDTFLLYIQSIRFAEVSLAFTNPRGELALRRFWRFHLGDFGAGHLRFFEEMGVEVPARRANARRFGAALMAFETLVNPRVAWVTYDGAADLAYLISFIGAGLPSQSCMFPLACRTFFPAMYDLKVLAMHGELEGVPANDSSNALLEAPAPDAIMAGPNAFAGCLGDPTSAVRLERYRGVLFGFHDDHSAPWRATERWTG encoded by the coding sequence ATGGTGCGACCGCCTCAAGCCCCTGTACTCCAATGGCCGCATCGTGcagccgcctccaccgccggtGAGGGCAAAGGCGCCAAGAAGCGCAAGGCCAAGATCGTCGACGTGTGGGCGCACAACATGGAGGCAGAGCTGGAGCTCATCCGCAGCGTCGTCCCCGACTACCCCATCGTGGCCGTCACCACTTCCCCCGACGTCGCCGTTGGCCGCGCCCCAGTCCCCGACCCCGAGAGCTCCTACGACACCTTCCTATTATACATTCAAAGCATCCGCTTTGCCGAGGTCAGCCTGGCCTTCACCAACCCCCGCGGCGAGCTCGCCCTGCGCCGCTTCTGGAGGTTCCACCTCGGCGACTTCGGCGCCGGCCACCTCCGCTTCTTCGAAGAGATGGGAGTCGAGGTGCCCGCCCGTCGCGCCAACGCGCGGCGCTTCGGCGCGGCGCTCATGGCTTTCGAGACGCTCGTCAACCCCAGGGTCGCCTGGGTCACCTACGACGGCGCCGCCGACCTGGCGTACCTGATCAGTTTCATCGGCGCAGGCCTTCCGTcacagagctgcatgttccctCTCGCGTGCAGGACTTTCTTCCCCGCGATGTACGACCTCAAGGTCCTCGCGATGCATGGCGAGCTCGAGGGGGTCCCGGCCAATGATTCTAGTAATgccctcctcgaagctcctgcGCCTGACGCCATCATGGCCGGGCCCAACGCGTTCGCCGGATGCCTTGGGGACCCGACCTCGGCGGTGCGGCTGGAGCGATACCGTGGGGTGTTATTCGGGTTCCACGACGACCACAGCGCACCATGGCGAGCTACGGAGAGATGGACAGGGTGA
- the LOC133896256 gene encoding ras-related protein RABA5c-like, translating to MGDESDGEAEEYLFKVVIIGDSAVGKSNLLSRYARNEFNLHSKATIGVEFQTQSMDIDGKEVKAQIWDTAGQERFRAVTSAYYRGAFGALLVYDISRRSTFDSVGRWLQELNTHSDTTIAKMLVGNKCDLGNIREVPVEEGKALAEAEGLFFMETSALDSTNVKMAFEIVIKEIYSSVSRKILNSDSYKAELSLNRVSIDGDSKDDHKQTSRFGCC from the exons ATGGGGGACGAGTCGGATGGCGAGGCGGAGGAGTACCTCTTCAAGGTGGTGATCATCGGGGACAGCGCGGTGGGGAAGAGCAACCTTCTCTCGCGGTACGCACGCAACGAGTTTAACCTCCACTCCAAGGCCACCATCGGGGTCGAGTTCCAGACGCAGTCCATGGACATCGATGGCAAGGAGGTCAAGGCCCAGATCTGGGACACCGCCGGGCAGGAGCGCTTCCGCGCCGTCACCTCCGCCTACTACCGCGGCGCCTTCGGCGCGCTCCTCGTCTACGACATCTCGCGCCGCTCCACCTTCGACAGCGTCGGCCGATGGCTCCAGGAGCTCAACA CACATTCTGATACTACAATAGCCAAGATGTTGGTAGGCAACAAATGCGATTTGGGCAACATCCGTGAAGTGCCCGTTGAGGAAGGCAAGGCGCTTGCCGAAGCTGAAGGCCTGTTCTTCATGGAGACCTCAGCTCTGGACTCCACCAACGTGAAGATGGCTTTCGAGATCGTCATCAAGGAGATCTACAGCAGCGTGAGCCGGAAGATCTTGAACTCCGATTCTTACAAAGCCGAGCTATCCCTCAACAGGGTAAGCATCGACGGCGACTCGAAAGATGATCACAAGCAGACAAGCCGGTTTGGGTGTTGCTAG
- the LOC133896423 gene encoding EPIDERMAL PATTERNING FACTOR-like protein 9, protein MAAAAGSKQQLRCVLLYRLLIVAALVIGDVVVAARPCSPPSDLLQTEQLQGLRRLEDSRGWTAVLKEQTTGGRRMLVGSRAPTCTYNECRGCRHRCSVREVPIDASDPINSAYHYKCICHT, encoded by the exons ATGGCCGCGGCAGCGGGAAGCAAGCAGCAGCTGCGTTGTGTGTTGTTGTACCGTCTCCTCATTGTGGCTGCACTTGTGATTG GTGACGTCGTCGTAGCTGCTCGGCCATGCTCGCCGCCGAGTGATCTCCTGCAGACAGAACAGCTGCAG GGCTTACGGAGATTGGAAGACTCCCGTGGTTGGACGGCGGTGTTGAAGGAGCAGACGACTGGAGGGAGGAGGATGCTGGTCGGGTCGAGGGCTCCGACGTGCACCTACAACGAGTGCCGGGGCTGCCGGCACAGGTGCAGCGTCCGGGAGGTCCCCATCGACGCCAGCGACCCGATCAACAGCGCCTACCACTACAAATGCATCTGCCATACATAG